One Panicum virgatum strain AP13 chromosome 3N, P.virgatum_v5, whole genome shotgun sequence DNA segment encodes these proteins:
- the LOC120667978 gene encoding chaperone protein dnaJ C76, chloroplastic-like, with product MTGSAPLGDGRPAWGTDGDGPSRTKPPPRLDGAPLPRGISGDGHPPRPAASNRFNTERRRAGSCRSGRPTVFEIPIGFCLRVFRMVERSDLVALEFLMSKQPRGRVRVSEGNAVGARAPNIFNEVAKFQKRFEEMKHTSATRESQETETVKQSRTSSVHTIRSMSNWWYWRPFGSSAPATIILASRLLPPPAAASSSKAADPVADRLQEAVAAQHKTEGAATAAAAHAHRDNYWTPQLNLPSSASPPSIHQRGKGRSARAQPAQIDLGGNI from the exons ATGACCGGATCCGCCCCTCTGGGGGACGGACGGCCGGCTTGGGGCACCGACGGCGACGGGCCGAGCCGgaccaagccgccgccgcgcctggaCGGGGCGCCGCTGCCTCGCGGCATCTCCGGCGACGGGCACcctccccggccggccgcgtCCAACCGGTTCAACACGGAGCGCCGCCGGGCAGGGTCCTGCAGGTCGGGGCGTCCAACCG TATTTGAGATTCCGATTGGTTTCTGCCTGCGCGTGTTCAGGATGGTTGAGAGGTCGGACCTGGTGGCTCTCGAGTTCCTCATGTCCAAGCAGCCGCGCGGCAGAGTCCGCGTCTCCGAAGGCAACGCCGTGGGAGCTCGCGCGCCCAACATCTTCAACGAGGTCGCCAAGTTCCAGAAAAGATTCGAGGAGATGAAGCACACATCCGCAACAAGAGAATCCCAG GAGACAGAGACAGTCAAGCAATCAAGGACTTCATCCGTGCACACCATCAGATCCATGTCAAACTGGTGGTACTGGCGTCCATTCGGGTCATCGGCGCCAGCCACCATCATCCTCGCTTCACGCCTCctaccgccgccggcggcagcatCATCTTCTAAAGCAGCTGACCCCGTGGCGGACAGACTCCAAGAAGCTGTCGCCGCCCAGCATAAAACGGAAGGCGCGGCGACCGCAGCCGCGGCGCACGCCCACCGCGACAACTACTGGACCCCGCAGCTGAACCTGCCATCGTCTGCCTCTCCACCGAGCATTCACCAGAGGGGAAAGGGACGCTCCGCAAGGGCACAGCCGGCGCAG ATTGATTTAGGTGGCAACATTTGA